The Gopherus evgoodei ecotype Sinaloan lineage chromosome 4, rGopEvg1_v1.p, whole genome shotgun sequence nucleotide sequence AAGGAAGAGGATGTTCTTGTGCTCATGTCTGTCCTTTGAGAAAAATGGAGAGGTTCTGCTTCTGATAACAAGCTTTCCATAAGCAGCTTCAAACCCAACAACCTGAACACAGAGGCTATTAAGCTTCACCTCCTCATACATATTACAAGTTGAACAGGTGATCTCAACTTTATGAAAAGTCTTCATACAGGTGTGCAAAGCCCTCTGCACCTGTGTTCATGTACTTTGCTTATGTCATGAGGCTGGGGGAAGTGGAGACACCTTTGATACTGAAACAGGAACAAGTCTAATCACTCCAATTTCCTGAGAGAAGGCCTACCAGAGATTCCGGCAAGAAAGAATCTGACACCCCCCCACCCTTCATCCTGGGGGAGCAGTTTCAGCAAGCCTACTCTATAATATCAAAAATAagttttcctcctgctgctggtagAAGGGCTTATACCCACCTTCCAGGCAAGCACAGGGCAATTCTGGGAGAAAGATGCTCATCATTAAAAACTGTTCAAAAAGTCTGTCTGTAGCTTTGGATTCTAGCAGTACCTTGTCAAAGACTCGGAATGCCTCACGGATTTCTTCCTCGCTGTCAGTGTCCTTCATTTTTCTGGCCATCATGGTCAAAAACTCAGGGAAATCGATAGTACCATTGccttaaaaacacagaaattgaTCTGTACTTTAGGAGTCCCATCACTTCCTTGATACCAAAGCTAGCTTTAGAGTTAGGAAGGGACAAGTCTCATATGACTGATCAAGTATTTAAAAGCTACCTTCCACTTTTATACTAAAACCATAGAGGCTTCCAAGAATTTTGTAAGTGGTCACCCTTAAGTCAGTCTCTTCCCCTAAATTGTTAATATAGCATTTTTTGCTCTAGAATGCTCAAGCAACCACTAAAAATATGGCTGTAATAAGGACTATTGAATGGACTGCTACTTCCTCTCCAGACTTACACCCCAGAATTCATCAGTTCACCATCCTAGGTAATTAAGAGTCTGCTCCTACTGTGCCATGTTGGATGAGGATTGTGTTAGTGAGACTTAGTCTGATACTTTGAGTTGCAGATAGCATATGCATTTATATTCACTTTGAAGACCAAGAGGTGAATAAGAGTGACAATTGAGCTAAAATCCTAGTCTGCTGGGGTAGATTTCAGCTGGATctccagaaggaaaaaaagattttagaGTGGATGTTTAGCAGCAATCAATACAAAGACTTTAAACAACGTGATCACACAATTAAAGTATTATAATATTTGCTTACTTATAGTTAGAAGCAAGCTTACAATCAATCTTCTGGAAACTGTGGACCTTAGAGACCTGATTTTGAGAGGTGAAGAGCATCTGGGTAAGCTGCAATATTTCAGCACCTCTCAAAAATCCAGACCTACATGGCCTAATAAGTATTCCTCTGCTACTGCAGAGTCATCACCCCACCCCATCTTTTCCTGTATTACGATATCTTTTCTCATTGACAGGAAATCCCTAACACCTCAGAATACTAGGGAATGCTATCAATTAAAGGCAATTGAGAAGGTGTGTAGTAAAGAGCAAACAGCCTATCTGAAGTCCAGTAGAGGCTACATCTTGTTTTTGGGGCTATATTTTGACCATGTCCATTTACTGTTAAAAGTGCCTTAATGTGATCAGAGACATGCCTTGTGATGCTGGCAAAACAGGTGCCAACTCATGCAAAGTCCCCATGCCTCATTGGAATATTGACAAATGGCTAGATGAGATCAGTCTGGTTCACGTGTgtcagtattgttaaaataggtattagagttaaacaaaaagcaaatgtttctaatgcatgcagcaatttaaaaGCATTCAATGAAGTCTAATCTCTCTTaaaacatctgtatcccatattaTAAGGCAATATTTGAGCATTTGCATCGTGAGCATCTAACTGAACAAGTTACCAGACAGGAGAGAAACATTAACTACTGTGAAATGTGAAAGTGTTTATCATGCCCGACAAGCAAGGACCATTGATATCTTTGACACCAGATGAACTACTGTAGAAGAGGACAAGCGACTTTGTTGACTGCTCACTTGCACAACTTTTGTTGATCatgaggagctgcagggagaattttttccatcagagaagtttgcagctcaaagcacaagaggaaagggaataaaaatccctaacAAGGTGGAACTGTATCTCTATGTTGTTTGGACTCTGAGGGACAAGGattactaagcataagcaaaagatccccagggtttagcctgGGTTAGCTCTCAAGGACgtatagagcttgcttattacggctttttatttttttaaacaaaattggaACTCATTTGAGTGTGCATGCATGCCTTAACTTTGTGAACAACTAATTTCCTTATTATTAAGTCTTTaggatagtttattataggatttgCTACAAGCACTGTCTTTGgtatgagatctaaggtgcaactgaCCTGAGGTAATGACTGGTCATCTAAGaatgggagtaacctgaatattgctgtgatctttggtgtaaagaACCACCTATCACAAAGGTAAGCTTACCTGGGTGGCCAGATAGATCGAAGTACTCAAGGCGACTATCTGTGACATGTTAAGGCTGTTCTAATGCCTGAGAAGTTTACACTTGATAACAGGTTGGTGAAATCTACATATAGAACTCACaatcaatttggggtttgtgccccaTTTCCGGTACCCAGAGTCTTGTGTCAAGCCATCCTACTGTGGCACATCTATTAGATCAAGGTTTGCACTCATGTTTTATTAGCCTTGTTGCTGTTTTAACAGTTTCCAATCTAGTTTTTTTAGTGTTCAGTAATTCCTTTAGAGGGCCAATAGTGTGTACACAGCTATATTGATTTTGAAGCTTACTTTTAAGtcacagaagaaaaaaagttacCTATTTTCAATTCTTGGAAGATTCTTAATGGTTGGCACAATCTGTCAATTAATTTGATTGCCACCCCAAAGAGAGATCAAAGCTTGGAATTTACTTTAAAGAAGTGTCCAATGCAAGGGGTTATAGCACATCATCCTACTACAAATAATAGCACAAATAAAAAGCATAGCATATGCTCACTATATTGGAGCCCTGAGATTCAGACTCATTCAATTTTCAGGCTAGATTTCATGACACTTAGTAGAAGAATCAGACAAGTCACTAATAATTACACTCCAATAGTATTGCCTCAGCAACCAAAAATGGAAGGCGGTTCCTGAACCCTTGCGCACTAAGCAATTTGCAAGTAATTGTATCCTGCACTTCACAAgtagttttggttttgattttgagTCTCTTCACAAAGGTCAAATAGTCACTTCCTCTTTCAGTACACTTTATACTCTTATCAGAGGCACTAAGAATTTGCTAATATACTGTTAATACCATTGTAGTTAAAATTTTCCTCCCATGACAGAGCCAGTATGAAGCACTTTCCCTTTGCATATCCATGAATCTGAAGCAAGCTTTGAACACAGTTCTGGTGTTACCCTTTCTGGCATCCATTTACCCAAGTCAATCTCTAAGAGAAGGCTTCCCCCCTTTCGTGAGAGAACTTCCTATCAGTCTAATAAACAAAGCCTATCtccaggttttatttttaattcctaaCCCAGtttaagagaagaaagaaaagtcaGTTTTTACTACATGGCCAATACAAtggattaaaatatataaaataaattaagattAGGTTAACCACTGAGACGAGTATGGGATGGGTAGCTACTTGGTACTCTAGCGAACTGTAGTTTGCAGCAATTCAGGAGgcgagaaaaaaaaaaccaccaagaaATGCGGAAGGAAACTAAACCCTGGATAGAAGCCGTGGGCAGGACACAGATGCAGAAGCCCTTATCAGTATTATATTTTGGCTCTGACTATCCCATATTTATATATCTACTGGTATAGTTAATGGTAACAACTATGTTCATATTAAATTTAATATGAAATCAAATGGTTGCTTTATGTAGAGAACAGTTAAAAAATCCAAACCCTACACTGCTTTTGACCAAATTTTAATGGATTACTATCAAAGGAAAGAGCGGGACTTGAGAGGCTGTATTACCCAGCTGAAACCCAAGCTTGTTGGGTGTGCACACTCACCATGAATAAAACACTGCCAACTGCATCTTCCCCACACTTACCGTCGGCATCTACCTCGTTGATCATATCCTGTAATTCTGCTTCTGTTGGGTTTTGACCCAATGACCTCATGACAGTCCCAAGCTCTTTTGTTGTGATGGTGCCATCACCATCTTTGTCAAATAGAGAGAAAGCTTCCTTGAACTCTGAAGACAGAAACAGCCCCATTATTAAATACTATGACCACTACCAAACAGTACCAAAATAATACGTTTAGTGACAGAAGATTGATCCCAATGTCCATGCCATAGGATTTAAAAATGCACTTTGTCTGCACTCTGTACTAGAAGACTAGTGTTGTATTTtctgaaaaatgtattaaaagtcTAAAAGTATCACATGTGCAAGCCACTGCCCTCCAACCACACTCCCTAGCCTGTACGTTACATCAGGCTGTGAGAGTTTTGGATAAGCACATGCTACCCTGTTTACGAGTTACCCATTTGGGTCAAGTCCATTTCTCATCAACAGCACTTATTTGTGGGGGGAGTGAGTAATAAAGAACCCAGTGTTTCAAATAGTTTGTGGACAATACTCTGAGCAAAGATTAGAGAAACAAGGGAGTTAGCCAGACATCCCTGACAGAGAACCTTTTCATTCATCAGTTATTTTTGAATTACTAACATAACAGTGAGCAACCAATAAATTAAATAGGCTCCCAAAAGTttagaccagggataggcaacctatggcacgtgtgccaaaggtagcacgcgagctgattttcagtggcactcacactgcctgggtcctggccactgatcgggggggggggggcaggggctctgcattttaatttaattttaaatgaagcttcttaaacatttttaaaaccttatttactttgcatacaacaatagtttagttacatattacagacttatagaaagaaaccttctaaaaaggttaaaatgtattactggcaagcaaaaccttaaatcagagtgaataaatgaagactcggcacgccacttctgaaaggttgccaacccctggtttagaccGAATGCTTTACCCTCTTAACCACTTCCTCTAATTTAGAAAGGCAGTGTTAGATTAGAGATGatttaagagggaaaaaaaaaagtttccttacaTATGTTGCCAACACAAGAGAGAATATAAAGTTTTAAAGATTTGGCTTGTGAAAGCAAATGGTGGCAAGTAAAGTGGGGGGCACATGGTTCAGTTTCACTTTCAATCTCAGGAAAGAGTCTACTGTTGCAATGTTTGGACTCCAAACTTTGGAAGTGATTATTTAGCTCTGTTTTGAATTAACtggattttaaatatttctataagatttgtttttaaaagtcacacCAGACCTAGGTGCTGGGCCTTAATTATCCAAAGAAGCATTCCTTCAGCTTctttaaaacacaaaatttctCAAGAGGGAAGAGCAATTATGTGCCAGAACTTTTAGAGACTTAACAAGCAATATAGGCAATCTTCATTGACTGATATTCAAGCTCAGGAGAGAATATCCAGCAGTGTTTTAGAGATATTTTTCAATATTCAAAGGAGATGTTGGCTCTCCTTTGGCTCACCAattctcccttttcttttggcTCACTAGTTTCCTTT carries:
- the CALM1 gene encoding calmodulin-1; this translates as MADQLTEEQIAEFKEAFSLFDKDGDGTITTKELGTVMRSLGQNPTEAELQDMINEVDADGNGTIDFPEFLTMMARKMKDTDSEEEIREAFRVFDKDGNGYISAAELRHVMTNLGEKLTDEEVDEMIREADIDGDGQVNYEEFVQMMTAK